One Panicum virgatum strain AP13 chromosome 9K, P.virgatum_v5, whole genome shotgun sequence genomic region harbors:
- the LOC120651575 gene encoding 60S ribosomal export protein NMD3-like gives MMPGSAAPAGGAGMFVPAATAGTVLCCMCGVAMQPNPANMCARCLRARVDITEGVPRHAAVVYCPDCSSYLQPPRSWLRATPESPELMQILLRRINRPLARLRVSLSGAEFVFSEPHSKRLRLKLRLRREVLHGVVLEQTHPVEFVVHDRLCDSCSRAQANPDQWVAVVQLRQHVPHRRTFLYLEQLLLKHGQASLAIRVAAAPGGLDFFFGSRSHAARLVDFLATVAPIQTQTAKQLVSHDTKSSVYNYKYTFSVEICPICREDLIALSPQASRDMGGLGPLVLCVKVTNAIALLDPLTLRVHHLEEKKYRVYNFKAALTSKQLVEYIVLDIEQESPEISIDGSRYQLAYAQVARVSDFGKNDTIFTVRTHLGHLLNPGDLALGYDLYGANLNDDDMDTAMTRYSLPEVVLVKKSYEKRPRTRRWKLKRLPVEEDAGNKAKGEEERKLDEYEAFLKDLEQDPDLRFNINLYKNEDYRSEMASTVGDDVPTVPIEELIEDLTLGDDEEDEGDEAVAGNTQSAMAE, from the coding sequence ATGATGCCCGGATCAGCCGCGCCGGCGGGGGGCGCCGGGATGTTCgtcccggcggcgacggcgggcacGGTCCTCTGCTGCATGTGCGGCGTGGCGATGCAGCCCAACCCGGCCAACATGTGCGCGCGCTGCCTCCGCGCGCGCGTCGACATCACCGAGGGCgtcccgcgccacgccgccgtggTCTACTGCCCCGACTGCTCCTCCTACCTCCAGCCGCCGCGCTCCTGGCTGCGCGCGACCCCGGAGTCCCCCGAGCTCATGCAGATCCTGCTCCGCCGCATCAACCGCCCGCTGGCGCGGCTCCGCGTCTCGCTCTCCGGCGCCGAGTTCGTCTTCTCCGAGCCCCACTCCAAGCGCCTCCGCCTcaagctccgcctccgccgagaGGTGCTCCACGGCGTCGTCCTCGAGCAGACTCACCCCGTCGAGTTCGTCGTCCACGACCGACTCTGCGACTCCTGCTCCCGCGCGCAGGCCAACCCCGACCAGTGGGTCGCCGTCgtccagctccgccagcacgtGCCCCACCGCCGCACTTTCCTCTACCTCGAGCAGCTCCTCCTCAAGCACGGCCAGGCTTCGCTTGCGATCCGCGTCGCCGCGGCCCCCGGCGGCCTCGACTTCTTCTTCGGCTCGCGCTCCCATGCCGCCCGCCTGGTCGACTTCCTCGCCACCGTCGCTCCTATCCAAACTCAGACAGCCAAGCAGCTCGTCTCTCACGACACCAAGAGCAGCGTCTACAACTACAAGTACACATTTTCGGTCGAGATCTGCCCCATCTGCCGCGAGGACCTCATTGCGCTCAGCCCACAGGCCTCCCGAGATATGGGTGGCCTCGGTCCGCTCGTCCTCTGTGTCAAGGTCACAAATGCCATTGCTCTTCTTGATCCCCTCACGCTGCGCGTTCACCACCTGGAGGAGAAAAAGTACAGGGTGTACAACTTCAAAGCAGCTCTCACTAGCAAGCAGCTCGTGGAGTACATTGTGCTGGACATTGAGCAAGAATCGCCAGAAATTTCCATTGATGGGTCTAGGTATCAATTGGCTTATGCACAGGTTGCCCGGGTGTCAGATTTTGGGAAGAATGACACCATCTTTACAGTGAGGACGCATCTTGGCCACCTGCTGAACCCCGGCGATCTTGCCCTTGGGTATGATCTCTATGGTGCAAACCTGAATGATGATGACATGGACACAGCTATGACAAGGTACAGCTTACCAGAGGTGGTTCTTGTGAAGAAGAGCTATGAGAAGAGGCCACGCACACGGCGATGGAAGCTGAAGAGGTTGCCAGTGGAGGAAGATGCTGGGAACAAGGCCAAGGGTGAGGAAGAGAGGAAGCTAGATGAGTATGAGGCTTTCCTCAAGGATTTGGAGCAGGACCCAGATTTGAGGTTTAATATAAATCTGTACAAGAATGAGGACTATAGGTCAGAGATGGCATCAACTGTTGGTGATGATGTCCCTACAGTGCCAATTGAGGAGCTGATTGAGGACTTGACACTTGGTGATGATGAGGAGGATGAAGGGGATGAAGCTGTTGCAGGCAACACTCAATCTGCGATGGCGGAATGA
- the LOC120648027 gene encoding uncharacterized mitochondrial protein AtMg00810-like produces MSDLGLLTYYLGIEVEQTGNAITLRQSTYARKPVERSGLGECRARQTPLEEKVKLSKDSTASLVDATSYRSTVGALCYLTHTRPDIGFAVGYVSRFMAEPREDHLVAVKHLLRYVAGTRDYGLVYPRRSIGELELIGFSDSDMAGDVDGRRSTTGVLFFLGACPISWQSMKQKIRLEYVETARQLGDILTKPLGRVRLTELRTKIGVEEIKQEQCN; encoded by the exons ATGTCAGACCTCGGTCTGCTCACCTACTACCTCGGCATTGAGGTGGAGCAGACCGGGAATGCCATCACGCTCCGCCAGAGCACCTACGCGAGGAAGCCGGTAGAGCGGAGCGGATTGGGCGAGTGCAGGGCGCGCCAGACGCCCCTGGAGGAGAAGGTGAAGCTGTCAAAGGACAGCACTGCCTCCTTGGTGGACGCCACGAGCTACCGGAGCACCGTCGGCGCACTGTGTTACCTCACGCACACGCGGCCGGACATCGGGTTCGCCGTGGGGTACGTGAGCCGGTTCATGGCGGAGCCGCGGGAGGATCACCTCGTCGCAGTCAAGCATCTGCTCCGCTATGTGGCAGGGACACGCGACTACGGGCTTGTCTACCCAAGGAGGAGCATAGGAGAGCTGGAGCTGATTGGGTTCAGCGACAGCGACATGGCGGGCGACGTTGATGGACGAAGAAGCACGACTGGtgtgctcttcttccttggagcgTGCCCGATCTCCTGGCAATCGATGAAACAGAAG ATCAGGCTCGAGTATGTCGAGACAGCTCGACAGCTCGGGGACATCCTCACCAAGCCACTTGGGCGCGTTCGACTTACAGAGTTGAGGACCAAGATTGGAGTTGAGGAGATCAAGCAAGAGCAGTGCAATTAG
- the LOC120651576 gene encoding armadillo repeat-containing protein 7-like — MFTNAQRQVERTGRSGTPRDKYLQDLVTQFQNATDEESKEKIVANLANFAYDPFNYAFMRQLNVLELFLDCITEPNERLIEFGIGGICNSCVDPANALVIVQCGGIPLVIQCLSSPVRNTVTYALGALYYLCNPATKKEILKPDVVRIIREYASGAVNTSFSNMANAFLEKHVDS, encoded by the exons ATGTTCACAAACGCGCAGCGCCAGGTCGAGCGCACCGGCCGCTCCGGAACTCCGCGGGACAAGTACCTTCAG GATCTTGTGACCCAGTTCCAGAACGCCACGGATGAAG AGTCTAAGGAGAAGATAGTGGCAAACTTGGCAAATTTCGCGTACGACCCTTTTAATTATGCGTTCATGCGTCAG CTGAATGTTCTTGAGTTATTCTTGGACTGCATTACAGAGCCAAATGAAAGGCTTATCGAGTTCGGTATTGGTGGAATATGTAACTCATGTGTTG ATCCTGCAAATGCTTTAGTCATTGTTCAATGCGGTGGAATCCCATTGGTTATACAATGCTTATCAAGCCCGGTGCGGAACACT GTGACTTATGCACTTGGAGCTTTGTATTATCTATGCAACCCTGCGACAAAGAAAGAGATCCTGAAACCTGATGTAGTTAGGATTATAAGAGAGTATGCATCTGGAGCTGTTAACACCAGCTTCAGCAACATGGCTAATGCTTTCCTGGAGAAGCATGTTGACTCATGA